In Apus apus isolate bApuApu2 chromosome 27, bApuApu2.pri.cur, whole genome shotgun sequence, the following proteins share a genomic window:
- the LOC127394983 gene encoding antigen WC1.1-like, whose translation MCGDIWDMEDAAVVCKQLGCGSAVGAHRHGHFGAGSGPIWMAAVGCVGTESALSDCAREEWIKQYCDHGDDAGVTCSGFVQLVGGDSPCSGRVEIRVGN comes from the exons ATGTGTGGTGACATCTGGGACATGGAAGATGCTGCAGTGGTCTGtaagcagctgggctgtgggtcTGCTGTTGGAGCTCATAGACACGGACACTTTGGGGCAGGATCTGGCCCCATCTGGATGGCTGCTGTTGGGTGTGTGGGCACCGAGTCTGCCCTGTCTGACTGTGCACGTGAAGAATGGATTAAACAGTACTGTGATCATGGTGACGATGCTGGAGTGACGTGTTCAG GGTTTGTCCAGCTGGTCGGAGGGGACAGCCCCTGCTCAGGACGTGTGGAGATCCGTGTCGGGAACTAG